Within the Arthrobacter caoxuetaonis genome, the region GAAGCCGCGGCTGTCGACGAGGCGCTGGCACGGCTTGAAGCGGAAGCTGTCTGGGTCCGGGAAGCCGACGGCAGCCGCCGGTCCATGGCGGCCCTGAAGGACATGACCAGCCAGCTGATCGGCCGGTTCTGTTCCAGTGCCATGGACGCGACCCGGGAGATCTACGGGCCGGACCCGCTCACCCGGTACAACGCCGCAATGGTGGTTCCGGAGGAAACCCAGCTTGAGATCGCCGTGATGAAGGGCCTGGCCACGACGTTCGTGATGACCACGGACCAGCGCCAGCCGCTCTACGAACGCCAGCGTGAGGTCCTGACGAACCTGGTGGCCCAGCTTTCGGCCACGGGTGACCGCCACCTGGAGCCGATGTTCGCCGCCGATTGGCGCGAAGCGCCCGACGACGGCGCCCGGCTGCGCGTGGTCATTGACCAGGTCGCTTCGCTCACCGACGGCTCGGCACTGGCACTCCACGAACGCCTGGTCGGTCCCGTTCCCGCGCTCTGGTAGGAATCCGGGTTTGGTCCCGGGGAATAAGGTAGAACCATGGCCGGCCTGATTAAACGCGAAGACATTGATGAAGTACGTTCCCGGACCGACATCAAGGCGGTTGTGGACGGGTATGTCACGCTTAAGTCCGCCGGAATTGGCTCCTTCAAGGGTCTGTGCCCCTTCCACGACGAACGCTCGCCGTCCTTCCATGTCCGCCCCCAGGTAGGCACCTACCACTGCTTCGGCTGCGGCGAGAGCGGCGACGTGATCTCCTTCGTGCAGAAGATGGAACACGGATCCTTCTCCGAAACCGTGGAAAAACTGGCCGCCCGCCTGGGCTACGAGCTGCACTACGAAGACGGCGGCACCGGCCCCCGCCGGGAAGACGTCGGCAAGCGCCAGCGCCTCCTGGACGCCCACAAGGTTGCCGCGGAGTTCTTCCGCGCCCAGCTCATCACCTCCGGGGCGGCCGCCGCCCGGGGTTTCCTGGCCGAGCGGGGCTTTGACCCGGCAGCCGCCGAACACTTTGGTGTGGGCTACGCCCCGCAGGGCTGGGACTCCCTGCTCAAGCACCTCACCGGCAAGGGCTTCACGCGTGAAGAACTGGCGCAGACCGGGATGTTCTCCACCGGCTCCGACGCCTCCCGCTTCTACGACCGGTTCCGCGGCCGGCTCATCTGGCCCATCCGCGACCTGACCGGCGCCGTGATCGGTTTCGGCGCACGCAAGCTGTACGAGGACGACCAGGGCCCCAAATACCTCAACACCCCCGAAACCCCGCTCTACAAGAAATCCCAGGTCCTGTACGGCATCGACCTCGCCAAGCGGTCCATCGCCAAGGACCGCCAGCTCGTGGTCGTGGAAGGCTATACAGACGTCATGGCGTGCCACCTTGCCGGCATCACCACCGCCGTCGCTACCTGCGGCACCGCCTTCGGCACCGACCACATCAAGATCGCGCGCAGGCTGCTCTCCGACGACGGCACCGGGGGAGAGGTCATCTTTACCTTCGACGGTGATGCGGCGGGGCAGAAGGCCGCACTCCGGGCGTTCGAGGAGGACCAGCGCTTCACGGCACAGACCTTCGTGGCGGTGGATCCGAACGGCATGGACCCCTGCGACATCCGGCAGCAGAAGGGTGACGCAGCTGTTGCGGAACTTATCCGGTCCCGGCGCCCCCTGTTCGAGTTCGCGATCCGGTCCACGCTGGCGAAGTTCGACCTCAACACTGTGGAAGGGCGGATCTCGGCGCTGCGGGCCGCTGCGCCGGTAGTCGCGGAAATCCGTGACCCAGCCATGCGCCCCGCCTACGCCCGTGAACTCGCCGGCTGGCTGGGCAGTGAAGTCGATGATGTCCTGCGGGCGGTCAACGCGGCCGCCAAACGCCTGCGCGAGGGGGCGCGGACCGGTGCGCCCGGTAACCAGGGCGGCGGGAACGACGGAGCGAACGAGCGCACGCAGCACCGCCCCGGCCCCCAGCAGTACGGCCACGGCCAGGACGACGGGCAGGGAGCCCCGCAGCCGCAGCCCGCCTTCGCCCGCCCAGACCCCAACGATCCTGCGGCCAGGATGGAACGCCAGTCGCTGGAAGTTGTCCTTCAGCAGCCCGGCATGCTCGACGAGGGCCAGTGGGAACGGTTCAAAGCGGCTCGGTTCACTGTCCCGGCCTATCTCGCCGTGCACAATGCAATTCGCGCGGCCGGGGTCGTCCCGGCCTCCGCTGCCGCCTGGGTGGAGCAGGTGCGCCAGGAGCTGCCAGACGCTCTGCGCGGGTTTGTCAGCGAACTTGCCGTGACCCCGATCCCCGCACGGGATGCGGACGCGCTGGCCCTGTACTGCCGGGACATCCTCAACCGCCTGTTCGAGCTCCAGGTGACGCACCTGAAAGCGGAGAAACTGGGCCAGCTCCAGCGGCTGGATCCCAATGCTGATCCGGCCCTCTTCCAGCAGCTCAACCGTGAACTGATGGAACTGGAGATGCAGCGCCGGGCCTTGCGCGAAATCCAATAACCGGGTCTGTCCGCCGGTGTCCGGGCTGCGTTCAGGCAGGCTCCGGGCCCAGCCGCACCGGGGACGAAACGGATTTCGTTTCTCGGCGGATCGTCTGTAGAGTAATAGTCGCGCTTTCCCCCGTAGCTCAATTGGCAGAGCATTCGACTGTTAATCGAAGGGTTACTGGTTCGAGTCCAGTCGGGGGAGCAAATGGGCTCCTGACCTGTAGAAATGCAGGTTAGGAGCCTTCTTCCTGTCCGTCGGACGGCGCCGGGAAGGCAGGATGAGCGGTTCGGTGACAGCCGCAACATCCTGTAGACTGAATGTCGCCGCTTTCCCCCGTAGCTCAATTGGCAGAGCATTCGACTGTTAATCGAAGGGTTACTGGTTCGAGTCCAGTCGGGGGAGCCACCTGAAGAACCCCGCCGGGCCGTGTGCCCTGCGGGGTTCTTCTCTTTTCCCGTGTTCCATTACGGATTTCCTCCCGGCCGTGGCTACACTGGTTCTCTGCCGCTTCAAAGTGCACTGGACCCATCCGCAGTCCGGTGCCGCAGCGGCAAGGGCGCAACTATCCTGATGCCCGCACCGGAACCCTACTGTTCCGTTCCCTCCGCATACGCTGCGGCCGCTGATCCAGCCGGCGCAGACGCGGCCTTTTTCGGTCCTTCATCAGGAGCTCTCCCATGACGTCCACTTTTGCCCCAGCCACAGCCATTTCCAGCGAAGAAATCTTTGCCGCACACGATGGCGGAAAGCTCTCCGTCGAGACGAAGCAGCCGCTGGATTCTACCCGTGCCCTGTCCATCGCCTACACACCGGGCGTCGCCCAGGTCAGCCGCGGGATCGCCGCTGATGCCGGCATGGCTGCCACCCACACGTGGGCCTCGCGGCTGGTCGCAGTGGTCAGCGACGGCACGGCCGTCCTGGGCCTGGGGAACATCGGCGCCGCTGCTTCCCTTCCGGTCATGGAAGGAAAATCCGCTCTCTTCAAGACATTCGCCGGGCTGAACTCCATTCCCCTGGTCCTGGACACCACCGACGTGGACGAGATCATCGAGACCCTGGTCCGCCTGCGTCCCAGCTTCGGGGCGGTCAACCTGGAAGACATCTCTGCTCCCCGGTGCTTCGAACTGGAGAAGCGGCTGATCGAGGCGCTGGACTGCCCCGTGATGCATGACGACCAGCACGGCACCGCCATCGTGGTCCTGGCTGCCCTGACCAACGCCGCTCGGGTTACCGGCCGTGACATGGGCGGACTCCGGGTTGTCATCTCCGGCGCCGGCGCTGCGGGAGTAGCCTGCGCCAACATCCTGCTGGAGGCCGGTGTCACCGACGTCGTGGTCTTGGACTCCAAGGGAATCCTGACCGCTGGACGGAACCTCGAAGGAGCCAAGGGGGACCTCGCCTCGCGGACCAACCCGCGGAACGTGGAAGGCGGCGCCGCAGAAGCCCTCACCGGCGCGGACGTTTTCATTGGAGTGTCCTCGGGAACCGTGCCGGAAGAGATCCTGGCAACGATGGCTCCGGAAGCTGTGATCTTCGCCCTGTCCAACCCGGACCCCGAAGTGCACCCTGACGTCGCCGCCCGGTACGCGTCGGTAGTGGCGACCGGACGCAGTGACTTCCCGAACCAGATCAACAACGTCCTGGCCTTCCCCGGTGTCTTCCGCGGAGCACTGGACAGCGGTGCGCGGCGCATCACCTCCGCCATGAAGGTCGCGGCAGCCAAAGCCATCGCGGACCTGGTGGGGGACGAGCTCGCAGCAGACCACATCGTTCCGAGCCCGCTGGACCCCCGCGTTGCGCCGGCCGTGGCAGCCGCGGTTGCGTCGGCGGCCGGCTAAGACTCACTCGACACAGGCGGACGTGCCCCGGGAATCCGGGGCACGTCCGCTTTCTTATTCCACAGGCATCTCCACCTGATTCATCCGGCCTGCACCCGCCGGCCCGAAAGCGGCGCCGCAGTTCCCAGCAACACAAAGCATGCTTACTGTTGGAGTAAGCTTTATTGGTTATTTCCGCGCACTAGGAGAGCCGAGGGATCCAATGGGTGCAAGTCAGGCAGGGCCCAGCCAAGGAAGCGCAGGGGATGTGTCGCACCCTGCCAAAGTCATAGCGGTTACCGTGGCTGCCGCAGTTGGCGGCCTGCTGTTCGGCTTTGACACCGCTGTCATCAACGGGGCCGTCGATGCGATCGGCGGGGACTTCAATCTCAGCGCGGGAGTGCTGGGCTTTACTGTTGCCATCACCTTGCTGGGCTGCGCTATCGGTGCCTGGTTCGCCGGCCAGCTGGCGGACCGCATTGGCCGTAAGACCGTGATGGTGTCCGCCGCTGTCCTTTTCGCCGCCAACTCCATCGGCTCGGCCTGGGCCTTCAGCGTCTGGGACCTGATGCTGTGGCGGCTGATCGGTGGCCTGGCCATCGGGACCGCCTCCGTCATCGCGCCGGGGTACATTGCGGAGGTCGCACCGGCCAAGTGGCGCGGAGCCTTGGGGTCGGTGCAGCAGCTCGCCATTACGCTGGGCATTTTCGCGGCCCTGCTGTCAGACGCCTTCCTGGCCAACACTGCGGGCAGCGCGTTCAACGAGCTGTGGTGGGGGATGGCAGCCTGGCGCTGGATGCTGCTGGTCGGTGTCTTTCCGGCGATCGTTTATGGGCTTCTCGCTTTGACGATCCCCGAATCTCCCCAGTATCTGGTGCGCAAAAACCGTGACCCGGAAGCAGCAAGGGTGCTGCGGGACATCACCGGCGTCCGGGACACAGACAAAAAGATCGCTGAAATCCGGGCCAGTTTTGAGCATGAGGAACGTGCGACCTACGCCGACCTGCGCGGGAGCATGCTGGGCCTGAAGCCGATTCTCTGGGTGGGCATGGCCATTGCCGCACTGCAGCAGCTGGTCGGCATCAATGCGATCTTCTACTACTCGACGACGCTGTGGCAGTCGGTGGGCTTCAGCGAATCCGATTCCTTCACGACGTCGGTGATCACCTCGGTCGTCAACGTGCTGATGACGATCGTGGCCATCGCATTCGTCGACAGGGTAGGCCGCCGCAAGCTGCTGATGGTCGGTTCGGTTGGCATGTTCATCGGTTTGCTGGCCGCAACAGTCTCCTTCTTCCAAGCCGATGACAGCAGCGGAGAAATCTTGCTGCCCCAGCCGTGGGGCGCTATTGCCCTGATCGGTGCCAACCTTTTCGTGGTCTTCTTCGCGGCGACGTGGGGTCCGGTCATGTGGGTGACCCTGGGCGAGATTTTCCCGAATAGCATCAGGTCACTGGCCCTTGGGCTGAGCACCATGGTGAACTGGATCTTCAATTTCATTGTGACCCTTTCCTTCCCGTGGGTCAGCGAAAACTTCGGGTTGTGGATTATGTACGCCATCTTTACGATCTTTGCCGTTGTCTCGTTCTGGTTCGTGAAGACAAAACTTCCCGAGCTGTCCGGACGCGAACTTGAGGAAGACCGCGACAAGTTGTGACTGGAGTGTCTGGACGGCACATACGGAAACCCGTGAAATCTGAGGAGAATGGTAATTTTGGGTAATGGCAACGGCGAACAGTAACGAGCAGACGGAGGCAGGGCCGATGAACAGCTCCGCAAGCACCAGGACCCAACGGGCAAACGGAAGCTCATCGCTGGTTGGACTCTCCAAGGTCATGGCACGCCTGCTTCCGCGGCAAATCAGCGACGAACTGGCCCTTGCGCTGGCGGAAATGAAGCAGAAGGGCATCAAAGCCGGGATCGCAGCCGGTTTTATGGTTGCGGCTCTCCTGTGCCTGGCCGCGCTTGGCGTTGCCCTGATCGCCGCAGCCATCCTGGGGCTGGCAACAGTGATGCCCGCCTGGCTGGCCGCCCTCCTGGTCGCCGCGCTTTTCCTGGTGATCGCCGGGGTTGCCGCGCTGGTAGGTATTTCGCGTTTCAAGAAGACCATGCCGCTGCTGCCCGAAGATGCTCTTCGCGGAGTCCGCTATGACCTTGGCGTCCTGAAGGAGGGCCGCAGCTTCGATCCGGCCACCCTGGACGCACCGAAGCAGCCCAAACCCAAGGACGAAGGCAAGGGCAAGCAGGAGAAACCCGAGGACGCCGTCCACAAGCCCACTCCCGAAGAGCTGCGCATCCGGCTGCGCCAGCGCCGCGAGCACATGGCTGCCGTGCGTGACGGGCTCGGCGAAAAGGCCGACGTCAAAAAGCAGATGTCTGACCTCAAGGCCCGCCGCTCGGCCTCGCGCCGCCGGCCTGGCAGCACATCCGCGGACGGAACGGCTTCACCCGACGGAACGAGGGGCACCGCCGACGAGATCGGCACCATGCTGCGCGAGCGCAAGCAGCCGCTTGCGGTGCTCGGCGCGTCACTGGTCGCCATGGGAATCCTCCTCCGCAGGCTGATGCGTAAATAGCGCGTTTTGTACAGAAAGGCAGAGGAAGCCACACCGTGATCAAGCTCATCGGCGCCGGTTCCCGTCCGGGCCGGGGGGAAAGGGTCCTTGATACGTTCTGGACCCTTCCAAACCTGATCACCATCCTCCGCTTCCTTGGCGTACCACTTTTTGTCTGGTTTATCGCCAGGGACAGCTACGGTCCGGCCTTTGTCACACTGGTCATTATCGGTTCCACGGACTGGGTAGACGGCTACCTCGCACGGAGGCTGGACCAGGTGTCACGGACGGGCAAATGGCTCGACCCCGTTGCTGACCGGCTGGCCCTGATCATCGTGGCGATCGTATTCGTCGTCGACCAGATTGCTCCGTCCTGGCTCGTCTGGACGATTGTCATCCCGGATCTGATCCTCATTGCGAACTCCCTCATACTCTTCGGCGGGAGCCCGAACCTTCCGGTGAGCAACATCGGGAAGATCAGGACCGCGCTGCTGCTCATCGGCGCTCCGATGCTCCTGCTCCAAAGAGTCCCGGGCTTCGGGTACGAGTGGCTGATCATCGTCGGGAACATCGTGCTTGCCACTGGTTGTGCCGGACACATCGCAGCCTTTGCCGGCTACATGCGGGCCTCCTGGCGGAAATACAGGCTGCAAAACGCCGTGCCCGTCAGGACACCGCATGCGTCCTGACGGCGGCAGCACACTTCCCAGCGACCCGGGCCGGGTTCCATGACCGGCATCGCCATCGCCTGCGCCCTGGCCAGCGCCTTCTTCCTGGCCTTCGGCGCCCAGCGCCAGGGCAGCGCGGTCAGCGCCGACACCGGCGGGCTGGACCTTAATTCCTCAGGCTTCGTGAGGCTGCTCCGGAACCCGCGCTGGCTGTTCGGCCTGCTCCTGCTGGGGATCGGCATGGGACTGAACGTCGCCGCGCTGGCAATGGCGCCCCTGACAGTCGTGCAGCCCATTGGCTCGCTGGCACTGGTCATCACCACCATCGTGAACTCACGGGACCAGGGTCTTCGGCTGAACCGGGTCACTGTCGTTTCGATCATCGCCTGTGTCGCCGGGAGCATGCTGTTCGTGACCCTTGCCGTCGGCGCGACGAGAACCGACCAAGTTGTCGAACCCCGGCAGGAAATCACGATCGTGATGATTCTCGCCGTCGTGGTTTCCTTCTTCGCCCTCCTGAACCTGCTGTTCGGCAAGCGGCTCGGCGCGATCGCTCACATCCTCGGAGCCGGCATCCTCTTCGGTTTCGTTGCCGTTCTCACCAAAACGATCGCGGCCGACCTGCTGGACCCCAACGGACGCTTCCTGCTCAACGTGCCGTGGTACACGGTCGCCGGGATCGTGGTGGCGGGGGGACTCGGTGCCTGGTTCGTGCAAAGTGCCTATTCCAGCGGTCCTCCGGACCTGGTGATCGCCGGACTGACGGTGATCGACCCAATGGTGGGGATCGCGATCGGCATTGGGGTCCTGAATGAACTCCGTCCCGATGTTCCCGCCGTGCTGGCCGTGGGGATGGGAGTCTGCGCCCTGGTTGCTATTGTTGGGGTGGTCGCCCTGTCCCGGTACCATCCGGACGTCATCAAACGCAGGGCAGCCCAGAAGCGGCGCCAAAGACCTTCGGCATCGAAGCCGGCCGGCAACCGCAAGCCCTGACGCGCACCCAAACCGTTAGACCGAACCCAATAGAGGAATACTTTCGTGACCGAGGAACCGGCAGAAAAACCGCTGACTATCCTGATCGCCTGTGACACCTACCCACCGCACCTGAACGGTGCGGCCCAGTTCGGCTTCCGCCTGGCCCAGGGCATGCACGGCCGCGGCCACGACGTCCACGTCCTGGCACCAAGCCCCGGCAGCGGCCCGAGCCATTCGGAAACGGACGGCCCCTGGGCAGTGCACCGGCTTCGTTCCCACGGAGTGCCCACGCACGAGTACTGGCGGATTTGCCTGCCGTGGGAAATCAAGAAGCACATATCCCTGCTGCTTGACCGCATCAAGCCGGACGTCGTCCACGTCCAGTGCCACTACATGGTCGGCGAGTACACCCTCTACGAGGCCCGCAAACGTGGAATCCGCGTTGTTGCGACGAACCACTTCATGCCCGAAAACCTGGATCCGTTCCTGCCGTTCCCGACGTGGTTCAAGCAGATCGTGGCCCGGAACTCGTGGCGCGACATGGGCAAGGTCATGGGCCGCGCGCACGTCGTCACCACTCCCACCCCGCTCGCTGCCAAGGCCATGACGGAATATGCGTCCCTGCCTGACGTACTGCCGCTTTCCAATGGCATCGATGCCTCGGCCTACGAGCTGCAGGACGGCGAAGAAATCCAGCGGCCGGATCACCCGACCATCCTGTTCGTCGGACGCCTCGCTGAAGAAAAACATGTCGACGTGCTGATCGACGCCGTCGCCAAGACTCCCCGCGAGCTGAACCTGCACGCCGAGATCGTCGGCGGCGGAGAAGTGAAGCAGGCGCTGATCGCCCAGGCAACACGGCTGGGGCTCCAGGACAGGGTTGTCTTCCGCGGCCTGGTGGACGACGAGGAGCTGCGCCAGGCCTACCTGCGCGCGGACCTTTTCTGCATGCCGGGAACCGCCGAACTGCAGTCCCTGGTCACGCTGGAAGCGATGTCTGCCTCCACTCCGGTGCTGCTGGCTGACGCCATGGCGCTGCCGCACCTGGTCGAACACGGCCGGAACGGCTATCTCTTCCAGCCGGGGGACAGCTCGGAACTGGCCGGCCGGATCACGGAGATCCTCTCGCTTCCGGACAGTGAGCGGGAGCAGATGGGACGGCACAGCCGGGCCATGGTCGAGCCGCACAGCCTCGAAGGGACCCTTGCGACATTTGAGAAGCTCTACCGGGGCGAAGGCGACACCGCCTTCCCCGGCTAGGTTCCCGGGGCCGGAAGCCAATTCGGCCACCGGGCCTGCCGCCCCTTAGGATGGCAGTACTTCCTGTCCCGGACAGGAGCACGCGGGGCTGTAGCTCAGCCGGTC harbors:
- a CDS encoding NAD(P)-dependent malic enzyme: MTSTFAPATAISSEEIFAAHDGGKLSVETKQPLDSTRALSIAYTPGVAQVSRGIAADAGMAATHTWASRLVAVVSDGTAVLGLGNIGAAASLPVMEGKSALFKTFAGLNSIPLVLDTTDVDEIIETLVRLRPSFGAVNLEDISAPRCFELEKRLIEALDCPVMHDDQHGTAIVVLAALTNAARVTGRDMGGLRVVISGAGAAGVACANILLEAGVTDVVVLDSKGILTAGRNLEGAKGDLASRTNPRNVEGGAAEALTGADVFIGVSSGTVPEEILATMAPEAVIFALSNPDPEVHPDVAARYASVVATGRSDFPNQINNVLAFPGVFRGALDSGARRITSAMKVAAAKAIADLVGDELAADHIVPSPLDPRVAPAVAAAVASAAG
- a CDS encoding DMT family transporter is translated as MTGIAIACALASAFFLAFGAQRQGSAVSADTGGLDLNSSGFVRLLRNPRWLFGLLLLGIGMGLNVAALAMAPLTVVQPIGSLALVITTIVNSRDQGLRLNRVTVVSIIACVAGSMLFVTLAVGATRTDQVVEPRQEITIVMILAVVVSFFALLNLLFGKRLGAIAHILGAGILFGFVAVLTKTIAADLLDPNGRFLLNVPWYTVAGIVVAGGLGAWFVQSAYSSGPPDLVIAGLTVIDPMVGIAIGIGVLNELRPDVPAVLAVGMGVCALVAIVGVVALSRYHPDVIKRRAAQKRRQRPSASKPAGNRKP
- a CDS encoding glycosyltransferase, coding for MTEEPAEKPLTILIACDTYPPHLNGAAQFGFRLAQGMHGRGHDVHVLAPSPGSGPSHSETDGPWAVHRLRSHGVPTHEYWRICLPWEIKKHISLLLDRIKPDVVHVQCHYMVGEYTLYEARKRGIRVVATNHFMPENLDPFLPFPTWFKQIVARNSWRDMGKVMGRAHVVTTPTPLAAKAMTEYASLPDVLPLSNGIDASAYELQDGEEIQRPDHPTILFVGRLAEEKHVDVLIDAVAKTPRELNLHAEIVGGGEVKQALIAQATRLGLQDRVVFRGLVDDEELRQAYLRADLFCMPGTAELQSLVTLEAMSASTPVLLADAMALPHLVEHGRNGYLFQPGDSSELAGRITEILSLPDSEREQMGRHSRAMVEPHSLEGTLATFEKLYRGEGDTAFPG
- a CDS encoding sugar porter family MFS transporter, whose protein sequence is MSHPAKVIAVTVAAAVGGLLFGFDTAVINGAVDAIGGDFNLSAGVLGFTVAITLLGCAIGAWFAGQLADRIGRKTVMVSAAVLFAANSIGSAWAFSVWDLMLWRLIGGLAIGTASVIAPGYIAEVAPAKWRGALGSVQQLAITLGIFAALLSDAFLANTAGSAFNELWWGMAAWRWMLLVGVFPAIVYGLLALTIPESPQYLVRKNRDPEAARVLRDITGVRDTDKKIAEIRASFEHEERATYADLRGSMLGLKPILWVGMAIAALQQLVGINAIFYYSTTLWQSVGFSESDSFTTSVITSVVNVLMTIVAIAFVDRVGRRKLLMVGSVGMFIGLLAATVSFFQADDSSGEILLPQPWGAIALIGANLFVVFFAATWGPVMWVTLGEIFPNSIRSLALGLSTMVNWIFNFIVTLSFPWVSENFGLWIMYAIFTIFAVVSFWFVKTKLPELSGRELEEDRDKL
- a CDS encoding CDP-alcohol phosphatidyltransferase family protein, whose protein sequence is MIKLIGAGSRPGRGERVLDTFWTLPNLITILRFLGVPLFVWFIARDSYGPAFVTLVIIGSTDWVDGYLARRLDQVSRTGKWLDPVADRLALIIVAIVFVVDQIAPSWLVWTIVIPDLILIANSLILFGGSPNLPVSNIGKIRTALLLIGAPMLLLQRVPGFGYEWLIIVGNIVLATGCAGHIAAFAGYMRASWRKYRLQNAVPVRTPHAS
- the dnaG gene encoding DNA primase, yielding MAGLIKREDIDEVRSRTDIKAVVDGYVTLKSAGIGSFKGLCPFHDERSPSFHVRPQVGTYHCFGCGESGDVISFVQKMEHGSFSETVEKLAARLGYELHYEDGGTGPRREDVGKRQRLLDAHKVAAEFFRAQLITSGAAAARGFLAERGFDPAAAEHFGVGYAPQGWDSLLKHLTGKGFTREELAQTGMFSTGSDASRFYDRFRGRLIWPIRDLTGAVIGFGARKLYEDDQGPKYLNTPETPLYKKSQVLYGIDLAKRSIAKDRQLVVVEGYTDVMACHLAGITTAVATCGTAFGTDHIKIARRLLSDDGTGGEVIFTFDGDAAGQKAALRAFEEDQRFTAQTFVAVDPNGMDPCDIRQQKGDAAVAELIRSRRPLFEFAIRSTLAKFDLNTVEGRISALRAAAPVVAEIRDPAMRPAYARELAGWLGSEVDDVLRAVNAAAKRLREGARTGAPGNQGGGNDGANERTQHRPGPQQYGHGQDDGQGAPQPQPAFARPDPNDPAARMERQSLEVVLQQPGMLDEGQWERFKAARFTVPAYLAVHNAIRAAGVVPASAAAWVEQVRQELPDALRGFVSELAVTPIPARDADALALYCRDILNRLFELQVTHLKAEKLGQLQRLDPNADPALFQQLNRELMELEMQRRALREIQ
- a CDS encoding phage holin family protein — encoded protein: MNSSASTRTQRANGSSSLVGLSKVMARLLPRQISDELALALAEMKQKGIKAGIAAGFMVAALLCLAALGVALIAAAILGLATVMPAWLAALLVAALFLVIAGVAALVGISRFKKTMPLLPEDALRGVRYDLGVLKEGRSFDPATLDAPKQPKPKDEGKGKQEKPEDAVHKPTPEELRIRLRQRREHMAAVRDGLGEKADVKKQMSDLKARRSASRRRPGSTSADGTASPDGTRGTADEIGTMLRERKQPLAVLGASLVAMGILLRRLMRK